Proteins from one Salinispora arenicola genomic window:
- a CDS encoding type II toxin-antitoxin system RelE/ParE family toxin: MAADEWEIYLVNEVQEWIDGLDPLIHARVVQAIDVLAEAGPGLGRPLVDTIHGSSIANLKELRPGTVRILFTFDPWRSSILLVAGDKAGRWQQWYTEAIPLAEQRYEIYLKERAEEEGRQP, from the coding sequence GTGGCTGCTGACGAGTGGGAGATCTACCTCGTCAACGAGGTACAGGAGTGGATAGACGGCCTCGATCCACTCATCCACGCCCGCGTCGTGCAAGCCATCGATGTGCTCGCCGAAGCTGGCCCCGGGCTCGGCCGGCCGCTGGTCGACACCATCCACGGCTCGTCGATCGCCAACCTCAAAGAGCTGCGCCCCGGCACCGTACGCATCCTGTTCACCTTCGACCCGTGGCGCTCCAGCATCCTGCTTGTCGCCGGAGACAAGGCCGGACGATGGCAGCAGTGGTACACCGAAGCGATCCCCCTGGCCGAGCAACGCTACGAGATCTACCTGAAGGAACGCGCCGAGGAGGAGGGCCGACAGCCATGA
- a CDS encoding helix-turn-helix domain-containing protein, with protein MSSYARWRDIRAAHVERAGGEQAVEEGKQELLATVVGHRLAEVRRARGLTQQQVANRMGVTKGRVSQIEQGKISGQDVVARYAAALGGRLHQAIYFDDGDIAAIA; from the coding sequence ATGAGCAGCTACGCACGCTGGCGCGACATCCGCGCCGCCCACGTCGAGCGCGCCGGCGGCGAACAGGCCGTCGAGGAAGGCAAGCAGGAACTTCTCGCCACCGTGGTCGGACACCGTCTCGCCGAGGTACGCCGCGCGCGGGGTCTGACGCAGCAGCAGGTGGCCAACCGCATGGGCGTCACGAAGGGCCGCGTCTCCCAGATCGAACAGGGCAAGATCTCCGGCCAGGACGTCGTCGCCCGCTACGCCGCCGCCCTCGGCGGACGCCTGCACCAAGCCATCTACTTCGACGACGGCGACATCGCCGCCATCGCATAG
- a CDS encoding helix-turn-helix domain-containing protein — MTMEAGEGLPPSTPDTADLGALLRAAREAAGHSLAGMAVLTHFSKPYLGLVETGRRPATPEVVERYEHALGVPIGTPADPVRLTHEWLIGDPPVPRQLRAGRRIGTGLVESLEGRVIELRHFDDTVGSRTLLPVIRAELDQAEHLVRTASYTDVLGKRLYTVIGELAQLAGWVASDAGRYSDAPRLYLSGVTAAESAGDRALGAQLLSSLAYQITNVGKREDALLIARSAVTGAPDASPLVRALLLERLAWAAARLRDTDTTRRALDAVNDAYDQRFDGIAEPEWVYWLNRAEIDVMAARCLIELGTPTAAEPLLTRALAGYNRDHAREVALYQTWLAEGHARAGDLDAAREVLARIDTTAIDAGSARLHRRITAVNRLIDRRAQKKPATSTKRPTE, encoded by the coding sequence ATGACCATGGAAGCAGGCGAGGGTCTTCCCCCGTCTACACCCGACACCGCCGACCTCGGCGCTCTCCTGCGGGCCGCCCGCGAGGCCGCCGGGCACAGTCTTGCCGGGATGGCCGTGCTCACCCACTTCAGCAAGCCCTACCTCGGCCTCGTCGAAACCGGCCGCCGTCCCGCCACCCCAGAGGTCGTCGAACGCTACGAACATGCCCTCGGCGTGCCGATCGGCACCCCAGCAGACCCGGTCCGTCTCACCCACGAATGGCTCATCGGCGACCCACCCGTCCCCCGGCAGCTACGTGCCGGGCGTCGAATCGGCACCGGGCTCGTCGAATCGCTGGAAGGTCGGGTGATCGAACTGCGGCACTTCGACGACACAGTCGGCAGCCGCACCCTGCTACCCGTCATCCGCGCCGAACTCGACCAGGCCGAACACCTCGTCCGTACTGCCTCCTACACCGACGTACTCGGTAAGCGGCTGTACACCGTGATCGGTGAACTGGCCCAACTCGCCGGCTGGGTCGCCAGCGACGCCGGCCGCTACTCCGACGCCCCACGCCTCTACCTGTCCGGCGTCACCGCCGCCGAATCGGCAGGAGACAGGGCGCTGGGCGCGCAACTGCTGTCCAGCCTCGCCTACCAGATCACGAACGTCGGCAAACGTGAAGACGCCCTGCTCATCGCCCGCTCCGCCGTCACCGGTGCCCCCGATGCCAGTCCGCTTGTGCGGGCCCTGCTGCTGGAACGCCTCGCCTGGGCCGCCGCCCGGCTACGCGACACCGATACAACCCGCCGCGCCCTCGACGCCGTCAACGACGCCTACGACCAGCGCTTTGACGGCATCGCCGAGCCCGAATGGGTCTACTGGCTCAACCGGGCCGAGATCGACGTCATGGCCGCCCGCTGCCTCATCGAACTCGGCACCCCAACCGCCGCCGAACCCCTGCTGACCCGAGCACTCGCCGGCTACAACCGCGACCACGCCCGCGAAGTCGCCCTCTACCAAACCTGGCTCGCCGAAGGCCACGCCAGAGCCGGCGACCTCGACGCCGCCCGTGAGGTTCTCGCCCGCATCGACACCACCGCCATCGACGCCGGCTCCGCACGCCTCCACCGCCGCATCACCGCCGTCAACCGTCTCATCGACCGCCGCGCACAGAAGAAACCCGCCACCAGCACCAAACGACCGACCGAGTAG
- a CDS encoding flavin reductase, with protein sequence MSMHLPVRPAWTCAGCGLAWPCPSRKRELLAEFAGARVSLMLYLSRFFVEACVDMPATTSGTLYRRFFTWPYEPTNGRHDNESAPPGR encoded by the coding sequence ATGTCGATGCACCTGCCGGTTCGCCCGGCCTGGACCTGTGCGGGGTGTGGGCTGGCGTGGCCGTGCCCGTCGCGCAAGCGTGAACTGTTGGCCGAATTCGCCGGGGCGCGGGTGTCGCTGATGCTCTATCTGTCGCGGTTCTTCGTCGAGGCGTGCGTGGACATGCCGGCCACCACGTCAGGAACGTTGTACCGCCGGTTCTTCACCTGGCCGTACGAACCAACCAACGGCCGCCACGATAACGAGAGCGCCCCGCCGGGGCGGTGA
- a CDS encoding tyrosine-type recombinase/integrase — protein sequence MAGRKANGEGTIFQRADGRWCGAGYVRAADGTRKRIYVYGTTRRQAADKLAEKLADSNRGLVVAADPNLTVGEYLTAWLTGVARHRLRATTYVTYESLVRRFLIPGLGARKLGTLTVRDVRTFLDRLPSVCQCCAQGWDARRNPNHPVKARRPRCCAIGRCCGKHIRPATVRYIRAVLSAALADGVREDLLGRNVASSVRLPTPRSDFQPFTAGEARRYLLAAAYHRHGPLFELALRTGLRRGELLGLRWDDIDLDTGHLYVRRTLARTRGGPTFQPVKTHRSARRIVLPRDCVTALKRYRTRQDIDRREAGDDWTETGLVFANSTGGPMDPAAVHRHHQAICELADVRYIRFHDLRHTCATLLLEQGVDLVTIKDLLGHAQIHTTADIYSHVRLRLQRHAAESMDQALQPDQPDDDPDTAHDD from the coding sequence ATGGCCGGTAGAAAGGCCAACGGCGAAGGCACGATCTTCCAGCGGGCCGACGGCCGCTGGTGCGGCGCCGGCTACGTCCGCGCCGCCGACGGCACCCGCAAGCGCATCTACGTCTACGGCACCACCCGCCGGCAGGCGGCCGACAAACTCGCCGAAAAGCTCGCTGACTCGAACCGGGGCCTGGTCGTGGCCGCCGACCCGAACCTCACCGTCGGGGAGTACCTGACGGCGTGGTTGACCGGTGTCGCCCGACATCGGCTCCGGGCGACCACGTACGTCACGTACGAATCCTTGGTCCGCCGGTTCCTGATCCCCGGCCTCGGCGCGCGGAAACTCGGCACCCTGACCGTCCGGGACGTGCGGACCTTCCTCGACCGGCTTCCGAGCGTGTGCCAGTGCTGCGCGCAGGGCTGGGATGCCAGACGGAACCCGAACCATCCGGTCAAGGCACGCCGGCCGCGCTGCTGCGCGATCGGCCGATGCTGCGGCAAGCACATCCGCCCGGCGACGGTCCGCTACATCCGGGCAGTCCTCTCGGCTGCGCTCGCGGACGGCGTACGCGAAGACCTTCTCGGCCGCAACGTCGCCAGCTCGGTACGGCTACCCACCCCGCGCAGCGACTTCCAACCGTTCACCGCCGGCGAGGCACGCCGCTACCTCCTCGCCGCCGCCTACCACCGCCACGGGCCACTGTTCGAACTGGCCCTACGCACCGGACTGCGGCGCGGGGAATTGCTCGGCCTGCGCTGGGACGACATCGACCTCGACACCGGACACCTGTACGTACGGCGCACCCTGGCCCGCACCCGAGGCGGCCCCACCTTCCAGCCGGTCAAGACCCACCGCTCCGCGCGGCGCATCGTCCTGCCCCGCGACTGCGTCACCGCGCTCAAGCGCTACCGCACCCGGCAGGACATCGACCGACGCGAGGCCGGCGACGACTGGACCGAAACCGGGCTCGTGTTCGCCAACAGCACGGGCGGGCCGATGGACCCGGCCGCGGTGCACCGCCACCACCAGGCGATCTGCGAACTCGCCGACGTCCGCTACATCCGCTTCCACGACCTGCGGCACACCTGCGCCACGCTGCTGCTCGAACAGGGCGTTGACCTGGTGACGATCAAGGACCTCCTCGGCCACGCGCAGATCCACACCACCGCCGACATCTACTCCCACGTCCGGCTCCGCCTGCAACGGCACGCCGCCGAGTCCATGGACCAGGCGCTGCAACCCGACCAGCCCGACGACGACCCCGACACCGCCCACGACGACTGA
- a CDS encoding helix-turn-helix domain-containing protein yields the protein MSSPDLLTVTDVMARLQVGRHTVYDLIRSRRLHSVRIGRCRRIPARSLAGYLDSLTKEADHGR from the coding sequence GTGAGCAGCCCCGACCTGTTGACCGTCACCGACGTGATGGCCCGGCTGCAAGTCGGCCGGCACACCGTCTACGACCTCATCCGCTCCCGCCGGCTGCACTCCGTCCGCATCGGCCGCTGCCGCCGCATTCCCGCCCGGTCCCTGGCCGGCTACCTCGACTCACTGACCAAGGAGGCCGATCATGGCCGGTAG
- a CDS encoding replication initiator, protein MMPSTPHSVDLDTLLRIAAAHEVEGRVGACRHPIRLTGRGLLVEAGTGRVLADTGDRQTITVRCRNRRAARCPACSTLYKLDAFHLIAAGLRDEPTEAVGGVPRPRVFVTVTAPSFGPVHLGPARGGVLRPCHRAGAGCVRWHLPGDPLIGTPIDPGGYDYPGQVLFNAHAGMLWARFTTEARRTLAAVAGLSRREAARQVRMAFAKVAEFQARGVVHFHAIVRLDGPDGLPTPPPTWATIHLLETAIRRAVPVVTVTTPAVVGGRVLRWGRQVDIQPLPSGDLVVARYVAKYATKTAEAVGVDVPPLCCPACRGDGLRPGDDARRWCRVCSGTGRRPGVSLDRLPAHGRVLVETCWRLGGLPDLRGLRLRRWAHQLGYRGHVTSKSLAYSTTFAALRGERQRWRLSRHADAVGVDPTVDLLTVGDWRYTGQLGEDA, encoded by the coding sequence TCGAGGCCGGCACCGGCCGTGTCCTCGCCGACACCGGCGACCGGCAGACGATCACGGTACGGTGCCGCAACCGCCGTGCCGCCAGGTGTCCGGCGTGCTCGACGCTGTACAAGCTTGACGCCTTCCACCTGATCGCCGCCGGGCTCCGCGACGAGCCCACCGAGGCGGTAGGTGGCGTACCTCGGCCGCGGGTGTTCGTGACGGTGACCGCGCCGTCGTTCGGGCCGGTGCACCTCGGCCCCGCAAGGGGCGGCGTCCTTCGTCCTTGCCACCGCGCCGGGGCTGGCTGCGTTCGGTGGCATCTGCCGGGCGATCCGCTGATCGGCACCCCTATCGATCCGGGTGGCTATGACTATCCGGGGCAGGTGTTGTTCAATGCCCACGCCGGGATGCTGTGGGCGCGGTTCACCACCGAGGCACGCCGCACCCTCGCCGCTGTGGCGGGTCTGTCCCGGCGTGAGGCTGCCCGGCAGGTGCGGATGGCCTTCGCCAAGGTCGCCGAGTTCCAGGCCCGGGGAGTGGTCCACTTCCACGCGATCGTCAGGCTCGACGGACCGGACGGCCTGCCCACCCCGCCGCCGACCTGGGCAACAATTCACCTGCTGGAAACCGCGATCCGCCGGGCGGTCCCCGTCGTCACCGTCACCACACCAGCGGTCGTCGGCGGGCGTGTGCTGCGGTGGGGCCGGCAGGTCGACATCCAGCCGCTTCCCTCCGGTGACCTGGTGGTGGCCCGGTACGTGGCGAAGTACGCCACGAAGACCGCCGAGGCCGTCGGCGTCGACGTGCCACCGTTGTGCTGCCCTGCTTGTCGAGGCGACGGCCTGCGCCCCGGCGACGACGCTCGGCGCTGGTGCCGGGTCTGCTCGGGCACCGGCCGCCGTCCCGGCGTCAGCCTCGACCGGCTACCCGCACACGGCCGCGTGTTGGTGGAGACCTGCTGGCGGCTCGGCGGACTGCCCGACCTGCGAGGGCTGCGGCTGCGCCGGTGGGCGCACCAGCTCGGCTACCGGGGCCACGTTACCAGCAAGTCACTGGCCTACTCGACCACCTTCGCCGCGCTGCGCGGTGAACGGCAACGGTGGCGTCTGAGCCGACACGCCGACGCTGTCGGTGTCGACCCGACCGTCGATCTGCTCACCGTCGGGGACTGGCGCTACACCGGCCAGCTCGGGGAGGACGCGTGA